The sequence below is a genomic window from Tachyglossus aculeatus isolate mTacAcu1 chromosome X1, mTacAcu1.pri, whole genome shotgun sequence.
tgattgattgatgccgattagccattatgattattatcacagtatctaagtgcttactatgtgccaagcactgttctaagcagtgggatcaaTACaagttgagcccgttgttgggtagggattgtctccgttgccaaactgtactttccaagcgcttagtacagtgctctgcacacagtaagcgctcagtaaatacgattgaatgaatgaatgagtcagtccctgtcccactgtaaATGGGTCTTCCCCCTAGATCCCCTTGGGGAGTCTGAACTTTCCTGCTCTCACCCCAGCTTCCTGCactccctgttctcccccctggAAGGCCTTTGAGGGCTCCTGCTACTATTTGTCTCGGACCACGTCCAACTGGCATGATGCATTGAAGAAATGCACTGAGAAGGAGGCTCATCTGGTCATCATCAATTCGCGGGAGGAGCAGGTGAGATAAATGCTTGAtgaagaggaggcagaaggaggaagTGTCCTGGGcccctctgatcaatcaatcaatggtatttactgagcgcttaccgtgtacagaacacgggacaaagcgcttgggagagggcaacaccgcagagttggtagacgcggtccctgcccacagcgagcttccagtctagagcgtaCAGTCTCTGATCGTGTCCggtgctcctccccacctccccgcaaTCGGGGGAGCTAGATCCACGGGAGCGGGAGGGCCCTCCCCAGCTTTCGCGGCCCCCGGGCCGCCAGAGATAGtcagtccctccctgccccttgaggttgggtgggggccgGAGGTGGAGTCGAGATGGCAGTTTTTTGAGATCTCTGGCTGAAGTTTGGAATCTCCTGGAGAGCTGGCATGGCCTAGTACAGCCCAGAAATGCAAAATGGGGTGTCTAGGTTAGTAGCCGtgatagtagtggtaatagtatttattaagcccctactgtacacagagcaccgcaaaagtaagcgctcagtaaatactactgattgatccaaCCTcaacttctcctctcccctctccccccccccccccccctgccccccaagaacTTCTTGATCTGGAATTTAGATGACAAAGGGTACTGGATTGGACTCACCTCTGTACGAGATGGTTCAGGAAAGGTTCAGCGCcacagatggattgatgagacagATCTCACCTTCACGTGAGTCCCCCGTTTAAAGTCCTCTAAGATCATTGCGGAGGATGGTTCCGACTCCAGAACCCAATCGGACAGAACCGTTCTGAGTCCAGAATCACAGCGATCCGGATGGAGGTGAGTCTAGACCCTCACTCAGCAGCACAGCGGACCACCCCCGGCCTCCCAGGGCCGGTGACGCTGAGCCTAGACTTGTCCTGAGTCGCAAACCCACCGGGCCCTGGCACCTTGGTGGAAGACTCATCCCCCTGAGTCCCCAAACCTCCTGGTCGAGTCGGGAACCTCAGTGCTTGGAGCGGTGTAGTTAACAaggtctccccatctctccgaAGTTACTGGAATCGGGGGGAACCCAATGACTCTGGAGATGAGGAGGACTGCGTCACGTTGCTGTCTAATGGCCGATGGAATGATGCCCCCTGCCACACTGATTTGGAGAACTGGATCTGTGAGAAGAGGCAGAGCTGCTGAGCTGGGCCCCTGTAGAAGCCCCGACCTTGATTCTCTTTGCCCAGAAGATCTGCCAGATCGGGTTCAGTCTGGGCTTCGGCTGACCTGGAACCCCACATCTCGGATCCTTATCAGtaccatggatggatggattgatcgattgattatctcCCCAGCTAGCTCCAGTCCCTCGTTGCCGGAGAGGGAAATATTGTCCCGAATTATATCCCAGAAGctcagggaggaggg
It includes:
- the LOC119919801 gene encoding C-type lectin domain family 4 member G-like; protein product: MDQEVYSNLNEVSLDKPMSCRTDARIRLFLYLFMAGTLVLWAILLIIVLTKASEASTGLKRLQEAQTRLSTNDSVAKNKLQTLESQLSDLKSQMTTKLAQAGKDREDIRSEMFRALAASKIGNTSCTPCSPPWKAFEGSCYYLSRTTSNWHDALKKCTEKEAHLVIINSREEQNFLIWNLDDKGYWIGLTSVRDGSGKVQRHRWIDETDLTFTYWNRGEPNDSGDEEDCVTLLSNGRWNDAPCHTDLENWICEKRQSC